From Suncus etruscus isolate mSunEtr1 chromosome 6, mSunEtr1.pri.cur, whole genome shotgun sequence, one genomic window encodes:
- the LOC126011370 gene encoding U11/U12 small nuclear ribonucleoprotein 25 kDa protein-like, whose protein sequence is MTVRVCKMDGEVMPVVVVQNATVLDLNKAIQRYVQLRQEREGSIQHICWTYVWKTYHLTSGEMLTEDKKKLWEYSFRNWEEVSFIKKLRQK, encoded by the coding sequence ATGACAGTCCGAGTGTGCAAGATGGATGGAGAAGTCATGCCTGTGGTGGTGGTGCAGAATGCCACAGTCCTGGACCTGAATAAAGCCATACAGAGATACGTGCAGCTTAGGCAGGAGCGCGAAGGGAGCATTCAGCACATCTGTTGGACCTATGTGTGGAAGACATACCATCTGACTTCTGGAGAGATGCTCACAGAGGACAAGAAGAAACTCTGGGAATACAGTTTCCGCAATTGGGAGGAGGTATCCTTCATCAAAAAGCTAAGGCAGAAGTGA